DNA sequence from the Cytophagia bacterium CHB2 genome:
CAGCTTCGGCCACTGCCCGAGCATATAGCCAATGGCTTTGCCGATGGCGCTCTTGGGCAACACCTGCGTGCCGTTTTGCCCAAGCCAAGTTTTAATCTCCGCCAAAATGGGCAACGCGTGTTGTTGGCGCAGCGCATATCTCTCGTCGAACGACATCTGCGCTTCACGCGCTTGCCGCTCAAGTGCATAAAGCGCTTGCAGCTTCACCAGCATCCACTCGGCACGCTCGTGATCGGAATCTTGCGCTTGTTCAAAATAACGCCGCGCGTGGGCATAGCAACCCACGGCAAGAACACCTGGCCGTGCCAGGATATCATCATAGCCGGTGTAGCCATCGCATTGCAAATAGCCCTGAAAGTTTTTGAGCATCTCATTGGGCCCGGCTCGACTGCGTCCCGGGCGATAATCGAAAAGCACCAGCTTTGCGACGGGATCATAATACACCCTGTTGCGGAAGCCCGCTCATCAGGAATCGTTCGACTTTTTCAAACATCCCTTACGCATGTGTCTGATCGCGATGTCGCTGTGCCATCCGTTCTCCCTTGCGATTCGACACAACCTAAAAACTCGAATCGAAAGAAGAAAGATGGGTTAACCGAGGGAATACACGGAACCGCCCCCAAAATCGGGGCTGTATTTGGGCGACCTTCGCCCCACTAGTTTTGGTGATATTTTAGCGCTAAACCCTGTCCCTTCCTGTCCCAATTTGTCCCTACCACAAAACAAAAAAGGGAATCTTTTGGATTCCCTTGCTACACAAAATCAATAATTTAGATTGGTTGCGGGGAGAGGATTTGAACCTCCGACCTTTGGGTTATGAGCCCAACGAGCTACCAGACTGCTCCACCCCGCGATATTTTTTGAACAGCGCAATTATAATCAATATTCGCCCTAAAATCAAGCTCTTTCTCTGCCATTTTTTGCCACACGGAGGTTTTACCTAAAAGTGGGGCAGCAGAATTCGCAAAGCGCAAAAGGTGATGGTATAGATAGACATGCCGTGATTAACGAAGTAACCTCTCCATATAGAATAGATTATCTATCTGATTGAGGTTACGGCAACGTTGCATTTCATTCCAAAAGATTTCGGAAGACGGATTTAGGACGAATCGCTCGCACTCCGATTTAGCCAAAGTTG
Encoded proteins:
- a CDS encoding IS66 family transposase produces the protein MYYDPVAKLVLFDYRPGRSRAGPNEMLKNFQGYLQCDGYTGYDDILARPGVLAVGCYAHARRYFEQAQDSDHERAEWMLVKLQALYALERQAREAQMSFDERYALRQQHALPILAEIKTWLGQNGTQVLPKSAIGKAIGYMLGQWPKL